A part of Candidatus Saccharimonadales bacterium genomic DNA contains:
- the leuS gene encoding leucine--tRNA ligase: protein MKRYNPSDIEPKWQVIWEDQKTYDVEEDLSKQKLYISCMFPYPSGAGMHTGHAFEHAIVDSIARFHRAHGKNVLNPMGWDSFGLPAENYAIKTGTAPAVVTKTNIANFKNQLKRMGVSIDWSREINTSDPEYYRWTQWIFTKFFERGLAYQKESLQWWCPVDKTVLANEQVEGGKCWRCGSEVIKKSMNQWFFKITDYADALLDEIEDLDWPQKIKTAQTNWIGRSQGAEIEFVVDDTKDIITVFSTRPDTIFGATFVVLAPEHELAKKLAASEFKESVEKYITESVKKSEIERMTDSKDKTGVFTGSYAINPTTGEKVPIWIADYVLAGYGTGAVMAVPAHDERDFAFAEKFNLPIVEVIEKPESDEEIGIYHGEGPLINSGTFDGMESSEAREEIVAWLEQESRGKSKVTYKMRDWLISRQRYWGAPIPIIHCPEHGAVPVPEDQLPVVLPELKDFAPKGDGKSTLAGVTDWVNTVCPTCGGPAERETDTMDGYACSSWYLLRYADPHNDKQAWNPEKANYWSPVDYYVGGDHAVAHLLYVRFWTHVFKDMGLTNFREPVKKLVYHGYINAEDGRKMSKSLGNVIDPLDIIDQGYGADALRTYVLFMGPIELDAPWDSRGIAGIYRFLNRVWVLNQEFLESSKQFTGHDDEIKRLQHKTIKKVTDDYHRLSFNTAISALMEYVNELYKFKVDGFSDEVWHEALGALNRMLAPFAPHISAELWQQLGNDTMIESAGWPQWDDALTKSESSTIIVQVNGKLRAKLEVATDATQEDVTAEALEQENVTKFIGDKKPAKVIYIPGRLINIVV, encoded by the coding sequence ATGAAGCGTTACAATCCCTCCGATATTGAACCCAAGTGGCAGGTTATTTGGGAAGACCAAAAAACATACGATGTCGAAGAGGATCTTAGCAAGCAAAAACTCTATATTTCCTGTATGTTTCCATACCCAAGTGGCGCAGGTATGCACACGGGCCATGCGTTCGAACATGCAATTGTCGATTCAATCGCTCGCTTTCACCGAGCGCACGGCAAAAACGTTCTTAATCCAATGGGTTGGGACTCATTCGGGCTGCCTGCGGAAAACTATGCTATTAAAACGGGGACAGCACCTGCAGTTGTTACGAAAACGAATATCGCAAACTTCAAAAACCAGCTAAAACGCATGGGCGTCAGTATCGACTGGTCGCGTGAGATTAATACATCCGACCCCGAATATTACCGCTGGACCCAGTGGATCTTTACGAAGTTTTTTGAACGCGGACTCGCCTACCAAAAAGAGAGTTTGCAATGGTGGTGTCCGGTAGATAAAACAGTACTCGCAAACGAACAAGTCGAAGGTGGCAAATGCTGGCGTTGTGGCAGCGAAGTTATCAAAAAATCCATGAACCAATGGTTCTTCAAGATCACGGATTATGCTGACGCGCTTTTAGATGAAATCGAAGATTTAGACTGGCCACAAAAGATTAAAACTGCTCAAACAAACTGGATTGGCCGTTCTCAAGGTGCCGAAATTGAATTTGTGGTTGACGATACGAAAGATATAATCACTGTTTTTTCAACTCGACCAGATACGATTTTTGGTGCGACGTTTGTTGTCCTTGCACCCGAACACGAGCTCGCTAAAAAACTTGCAGCAAGTGAATTTAAAGAATCAGTTGAGAAGTATATTACCGAGTCTGTTAAAAAATCCGAAATCGAGCGCATGACCGATAGTAAAGATAAAACAGGCGTCTTCACGGGAAGCTATGCAATTAACCCGACAACAGGTGAAAAAGTGCCTATTTGGATCGCCGATTACGTACTTGCTGGCTATGGAACGGGTGCAGTTATGGCGGTACCAGCACATGATGAGCGCGACTTTGCGTTTGCAGAAAAATTCAATCTTCCAATCGTTGAAGTTATTGAAAAACCTGAATCTGACGAAGAAATAGGAATATACCACGGCGAAGGCCCACTTATTAACAGCGGAACGTTTGATGGTATGGAAAGTAGCGAAGCTCGCGAAGAGATCGTTGCCTGGCTAGAGCAAGAGAGTAGGGGCAAAAGCAAAGTTACCTACAAAATGCGCGACTGGCTTATTAGTCGTCAGCGCTATTGGGGTGCACCTATCCCGATTATTCACTGTCCCGAACACGGTGCTGTTCCCGTTCCGGAGGATCAATTACCTGTGGTGCTACCAGAACTAAAAGATTTCGCGCCAAAAGGTGATGGCAAATCAACACTTGCCGGTGTAACAGACTGGGTGAACACCGTCTGTCCAACCTGTGGCGGTCCTGCCGAGCGCGAGACCGATACGATGGATGGCTATGCATGTAGCAGCTGGTATCTTTTGCGTTATGCTGATCCACACAATGACAAACAAGCGTGGAATCCTGAAAAAGCCAATTACTGGTCACCTGTTGATTATTACGTAGGTGGCGATCACGCGGTAGCCCATTTACTATACGTTCGTTTTTGGACGCATGTGTTCAAAGACATGGGGCTAACGAATTTCCGTGAACCGGTCAAGAAACTTGTCTACCATGGCTATATTAATGCCGAAGACGGTCGCAAAATGAGCAAGAGCCTGGGGAATGTCATTGATCCGCTTGACATTATCGACCAGGGTTACGGTGCCGATGCACTCCGCACCTATGTGTTGTTCATGGGGCCGATCGAGCTTGATGCACCATGGGACTCGCGTGGAATCGCCGGAATTTACCGTTTCCTTAACCGTGTTTGGGTGCTTAACCAAGAATTCCTAGAAAGTAGCAAGCAATTTACTGGTCACGATGATGAAATAAAGCGTCTGCAGCACAAAACGATTAAAAAAGTGACTGACGATTATCACCGGCTTAGCTTTAATACAGCTATCTCTGCGTTAATGGAATATGTGAACGAACTATATAAATTCAAAGTCGATGGTTTTTCAGATGAAGTATGGCATGAGGCTCTAGGTGCGCTTAACCGTATGCTTGCACCATTCGCACCGCACATAAGCGCTGAATTATGGCAACAGCTCGGCAATGATACGATGATCGAGTCTGCCGGTTGGCCGCAGTGGGACGATGCTTTGACTAAGAGCGAGTCCTCGACGATTATCGTTCAGGTAAATGGCAAATTACGAGCTAAGCTAGAAGTTGCGACGGACGCAACACAGGAAGATGTGACCGCAGAGGCGCTAGAACAAGAAAATGTCACCAAATTTATTGGCGACAAAAAACCAGCCAAGGTGATTTATATCCCTGGCCGGCTGATTAATATTGTCGTTTAG
- a CDS encoding Mur ligase family protein: MFKKIIQKRLEDYVRKYFRKHPEVKLVVVTGSVGKTSTKRAIATLLSTRYRVALHEGNHNTDMSVPLAILGVEYPALDKLKNPFAWLSIFAAARKRINQPTGVDVIVQELGSDKPGDIAAFGKYMRPYIGVVTAVTAEHMEFFKTMDVVAEEELTAANFSEIAIINRDDVDGGYAKYLINSNVDTYGTTGLAEYRFEEEDFALETGYKGQVITPEFDQSIQATIKVVGEHSLRPAMGAVAVAVKLGLTIDEIAKGLGLIRAVPGRMNLLRGIDDTIIIDDTYNSSPVAASSALQTLYSLQVPQRVVILGSMNELGESSEGEHQKLGALCDASLLSWVVTVGDDAEKYLAPAARARGCQVKSFKSAIDAGGFVRSVVEPGAAILAKGSQNGGYVEEAVKVLCVLSEEDELVRQSADWMRVKNAFFSKF, translated from the coding sequence ATGTTCAAAAAAATCATCCAAAAACGTCTTGAAGATTATGTTCGAAAATATTTCCGTAAACACCCGGAGGTAAAACTCGTTGTCGTTACGGGTAGTGTCGGTAAAACCAGCACGAAACGCGCCATTGCGACGCTACTATCTACACGCTATCGGGTTGCACTACATGAGGGAAACCACAATACCGACATGAGTGTCCCACTCGCCATCTTGGGAGTTGAGTATCCTGCATTAGATAAGCTCAAAAATCCTTTTGCATGGCTGTCTATTTTTGCGGCTGCCCGCAAGCGTATCAACCAACCTACGGGAGTAGACGTTATCGTGCAAGAGCTTGGATCAGACAAGCCGGGTGACATTGCCGCATTTGGCAAGTATATGCGGCCGTATATCGGTGTCGTTACTGCTGTTACTGCTGAACACATGGAGTTTTTCAAAACTATGGATGTGGTCGCAGAAGAAGAACTAACAGCTGCTAACTTTTCTGAAATTGCCATCATTAACCGGGACGATGTTGATGGTGGGTATGCAAAATACCTAATCAACTCAAATGTTGATACGTACGGTACGACAGGTCTGGCCGAGTATCGTTTCGAAGAAGAAGATTTTGCTCTGGAAACAGGCTATAAAGGACAGGTAATCACCCCCGAATTCGACCAATCTATACAGGCAACTATTAAAGTTGTGGGCGAGCATAGTCTTCGTCCCGCGATGGGGGCTGTAGCTGTAGCGGTGAAACTAGGGCTAACAATCGACGAGATAGCAAAAGGCCTAGGGCTAATTCGAGCCGTTCCAGGCCGTATGAATTTACTGCGTGGAATTGATGACACGATTATTATTGATGATACGTATAATTCTAGTCCGGTTGCGGCTAGTTCGGCATTACAGACGCTGTACAGTCTTCAAGTTCCTCAACGGGTTGTTATTTTAGGATCGATGAATGAACTTGGTGAGTCTTCTGAGGGCGAGCATCAAAAATTGGGCGCACTATGTGATGCAAGTCTGTTGTCTTGGGTAGTGACCGTTGGCGACGACGCAGAGAAATACCTTGCCCCTGCGGCACGCGCACGGGGATGCCAGGTTAAAAGTTTCAAAAGCGCAATCGATGCTGGTGGTTTTGTCCGTAGCGTCGTAGAACCTGGTGCGGCAATCCTTGCAAAAGGCTCGCAAAATGGCGGCTACGTCGAAGAAGCAGTGAAGGTTTTGTGTGTTCTTAGTGAAGAAGATGAGCTAGTACGGCAATCAGCTGACTGGATGAGAGTTAAGAACGCATTCTTTTCTAAATTCTGA
- a CDS encoding DUF350 domain-containing protein, producing the protein MLLEGAWVFAALLLVRPVVDWVVLRKVRNIDELLKGNKAVGAVEAGFYICAGFALNGSLDGQASSVLKSMESTVVFGVLGLLLVVGVFVFIHERITRFQLRKVLRDGGKRYNLQDEIAQGNLAAAYEVAGMLIGTSMVVREGVAGDFSGWRSGFAGFFATTLVAVIGLYLARWLIDRLVLTNCTVKEILEQNQINAGAVMMALVIVMALFLSTAIRLQL; encoded by the coding sequence ATGTTACTGGAAGGTGCGTGGGTATTCGCCGCGCTTTTGTTGGTGCGTCCGGTCGTCGACTGGGTCGTGCTGCGCAAAGTGCGCAATATCGACGAGCTCCTGAAGGGCAACAAGGCTGTCGGGGCGGTCGAGGCAGGGTTCTACATCTGCGCCGGCTTCGCTCTGAACGGTTCGCTTGATGGTCAGGCATCGTCGGTGTTAAAGAGTATGGAAAGCACGGTAGTCTTCGGAGTGCTCGGCTTGCTGCTGGTCGTGGGGGTGTTCGTGTTCATTCACGAACGGATCACCCGCTTTCAGCTCCGTAAGGTTCTGCGAGACGGGGGTAAGCGGTACAACCTGCAAGACGAGATCGCGCAGGGCAACCTGGCGGCGGCCTACGAGGTCGCCGGCATGTTGATCGGCACATCCATGGTGGTACGTGAGGGTGTTGCCGGCGACTTCAGTGGGTGGCGTTCCGGTTTTGCCGGGTTCTTCGCTACGACGTTGGTCGCCGTGATCGGTCTGTACTTGGCCCGCTGGCTCATCGACCGCCTGGTGCTCACCAACTGCACCGTCAAGGAGATCCTGGAGCAGAACCAGATCAACGCCGGCGCCGTCATGATGGCGCTGGTGATCGTGATGGCGCTCTTTCTCTCTACGGCGATCAGGTTGCAACTGTAG